Proteins encoded in a region of the Diabrotica virgifera virgifera chromosome 4, PGI_DIABVI_V3a genome:
- the LOC126883627 gene encoding uncharacterized protein LOC126883627: MTDNDQTMPNDNATPYEGNDHPIIARVGIKAPEFWRNEPELWFLRLEAQFRQAKITSDNCKFDHTVASLNSDILIEVADIVKNPTAGNAYTQLKARLLERYGISSDERIHRLMELTLGDLKPTQLLHRMQALATDSISTQVLKNFWLDRLPPSVRSVISVLDGDLEELAKKADKYLRCSNFPVMAVTESPILDKAVAALNDQVSALSNRLAVAEERQQIQMVKSAKSSSDEQCYYHRRFGAQAKKCRPPCSFTKNDERAQ, from the coding sequence ATGACAGATAACGACCAAACAATGCCAAACGATAATGCTACACCATACGAAGGCAATGATCACCCAATAATTGCACGGGTAGGCATAAAAGCTCCAGAGTTTTGGCGCAATGAACCAGAACTATGGTTTCTTCGGCTGGAGGCGCAGTTCCGACAAGCCAAAATAACATCTGACAACTGCAAATTCGATCATACTGTTGCTAGTTTAAACAGTGACATACTAATAGAAGTGGCGGATATTGTAAAGAATCCAACTGCTGGCAATGCCTATACACAACTGAAAGCTCGCCTTCTCGAAAGGTATGGCATTAGCTCAGATGAAAGGATCCACAGATTAATGGAGCTCACTCTGGGTGACTTAAAACCCACTCAACTACTCCACAGAATGCAAGCTCTGGCCACGGATAGCATTAGTACACaagttctaaaaaatttttgGTTGGACCGCCTACCACCTTCGGTTCGAAGTGTTATATCTGTTCTTGATGGAGATCTAGAAGAGCTTGCTAAGAAAGCCGATAAGTACCTCCGATGTTCCAATTTTCCAGTCATGGCTGTTACCGAAAGCCCTATCTTAGACAAAGCAGTGGCTGCATTGAATGACCAAGTGAGCGCTTTATCCAACAGATTAGCTGTAGCTGAAGAACGGCAACAGATTCAAATGGTCAAGAGTGCCAAGTCATCATCTGACGAGCAGTGTTACTACCATCGAAGATTTGGTGCACAAGCAAAGAAATGTAGACCACCCTGCAGTTTTACAAAAAACGACGAAAGGGCGCAGTAA